One genomic segment of Rubeoparvulum massiliense includes these proteins:
- a CDS encoding flagellar hook capping FlgD N-terminal domain-containing protein: protein MPSINQTTTEYQYYAKVKTNEEKSILGKDDFLRIFVEQLKQQDPLQPTSDKEFIAQMAQFSSLEQTMNMTTSLKNIEQQLKELPAANLLQQPMMLASLSQMIGNTIYWKETDSTTELSSGSVESVVQRDQHFYYVLAGGTEVEVSKVVQASK, encoded by the coding sequence ATGCCATCCATTAATCAGACGACAACAGAATATCAGTATTATGCCAAGGTGAAGACCAACGAAGAGAAATCCATCTTAGGTAAAGATGACTTTTTACGAATCTTTGTGGAGCAACTTAAGCAGCAGGATCCGCTTCAGCCAACAAGTGATAAAGAATTTATTGCTCAGATGGCACAATTTAGCTCTTTGGAGCAGACGATGAATATGACTACATCATTGAAAAATATTGAACAACAATTAAAGGAACTTCCAGCAGCCAACCTCCTTCAGCAACCGATGATGCTTGCAAGTCTATCGCAAATGATTGGTAACACAATCTATTGGAAGGAGACAGATTCTACCACAGAATTATCCAGTGGCAGCGTAGAATCGGTTGTTCAACGGGACCAGCATTTTTATTATGTATTAGCGGGTGGTACGGAAGTGGAAGTAAGTAAAGTAGTACAAGCAAGTAAATAA
- a CDS encoding flagellar hook-length control protein FliK, translating into MQTSIQSMGMLPTQSMSLAGTNQLSTENSPAFAQLLQSIALNGESIQSLEGMDEELLEMLAGLLATMELILPQLQLSGDPEQGELAQWGSELQGELQQALARFPQNSVDIQSLELLKELQVWTERLTQLVNEEEPVALPESSKLIGEEIKNSSTMTVNAQGMVEDEPKLGRLTQQLQALIPLISRETIKVVARANDGQVAKSSLPNLQLLFQDSIKVNSTIPTQQSFVGEVGTANSLIPGGIQQAFTVAAKESMLAVSVQTVEKGNQQSNLATAQLLDSQEGEPAQPFRIFTHQYAANPIQSHHSSLLQASPSVTQPAVMSQVKPILVQHFQLAQQNGVSEATIWLVPKSLGRIQIHVVANQGNITAQIVTQTQAAKEALDSQMSQLRQTLLQQGFAVDKLEVIQQPLPQSQNSTPLPQRDSSQGNAQHQFQQDQHRENDDHHEKNSPSFQEWMSQVDGLEESELLFHEKGTIHYQV; encoded by the coding sequence ATGCAGACGAGTATTCAATCAATGGGAATGCTTCCAACACAGAGCATGAGCCTAGCAGGGACCAACCAATTATCTACCGAGAACTCACCAGCATTTGCCCAGCTACTTCAATCAATTGCGCTGAATGGCGAATCAATTCAGAGTTTAGAAGGAATGGATGAAGAATTGTTGGAAATGCTTGCTGGCTTACTAGCTACCATGGAACTCATTCTTCCTCAGCTTCAGCTATCAGGGGATCCTGAGCAAGGCGAACTAGCGCAATGGGGGAGTGAGCTTCAAGGGGAATTGCAACAAGCCCTTGCACGATTTCCGCAGAATTCAGTGGATATACAGTCATTAGAATTGCTGAAGGAACTACAAGTTTGGACCGAGAGATTGACACAACTGGTCAACGAGGAAGAACCTGTAGCACTACCTGAAAGTAGTAAACTCATTGGTGAGGAAATTAAAAACTCATCCACGATGACTGTCAATGCTCAAGGCATGGTAGAAGATGAGCCTAAGCTTGGACGATTAACACAACAGCTTCAAGCTTTAATCCCTCTCATTTCCCGGGAAACCATTAAAGTGGTAGCACGAGCTAATGATGGGCAGGTTGCAAAGAGTTCTTTACCTAATCTTCAACTGTTGTTTCAAGACTCAATAAAAGTGAATTCAACCATTCCAACTCAGCAGAGTTTCGTTGGAGAAGTTGGAACAGCCAATTCTCTAATACCAGGAGGAATTCAACAGGCTTTCACAGTAGCAGCCAAAGAGTCCATGTTGGCAGTATCCGTTCAAACTGTAGAGAAGGGCAACCAACAGAGCAATCTTGCAACAGCTCAGCTCCTAGATTCACAAGAAGGGGAACCTGCTCAGCCCTTCAGGATTTTCACCCATCAGTATGCTGCTAATCCAATTCAAAGCCATCACAGTTCCTTGTTACAGGCTAGTCCATCTGTAACACAGCCTGCTGTTATGTCACAAGTGAAGCCCATATTGGTGCAACACTTTCAATTAGCCCAGCAAAATGGTGTGAGTGAAGCGACGATCTGGTTAGTTCCAAAATCACTAGGACGTATTCAGATCCATGTGGTAGCTAATCAAGGAAATATTACTGCACAGATTGTGACACAAACACAAGCTGCAAAGGAAGCATTGGATAGTCAAATGTCTCAATTACGGCAAACACTATTGCAGCAGGGCTTTGCTGTGGACAAGCTTGAAGTAATTCAACAGCCTCTTCCCCAAAGCCAGAATAGTACACCACTACCGCAACGTGATTCCTCTCAAGGGAATGCTCAACATCAATTCCAGCAGGATCAACATCGCGAGAATGATGACCATCATGAGAAGAACTCTCCGAGCTTTCAAGAGTGGATGTCGCAGGTAGATGGGCTTGAGGAATCAGAACTGCTTTTCCATGAAAAAGGTACGATTCACTATCAAGTATGA
- a CDS encoding MotE family protein, protein MEDVMGHEEKKYRWWEWIFYIIILPLLFTSILVGTLMTVMGYDVLNGVMTTLNRVPIVEKVIPDPQVKLEPEEERRANNMEALKSEILRLEETRSNSEKQVKAYEQELQSKDLEIARLQEELKKVQAEIVSQQVAVEQQAQDLKEIADIFRSMSASKAAKIIDQLTTVEAGLVLEGLKPEEKGPILAKMSPEKAASLTMLLTEGELSEDQKTAAYQQEIARLKEELKNKEGSK, encoded by the coding sequence ATGGAAGATGTGATGGGACATGAAGAGAAAAAATACCGCTGGTGGGAGTGGATATTCTACATTATCATTCTTCCACTTCTCTTTACCAGTATATTAGTAGGAACATTGATGACCGTGATGGGCTATGATGTGCTGAATGGTGTCATGACAACTTTGAATCGTGTGCCCATCGTTGAAAAAGTGATACCAGACCCCCAAGTTAAGTTGGAACCAGAAGAAGAACGTCGCGCCAATAATATGGAAGCATTGAAATCAGAAATTCTTCGTCTTGAAGAGACTCGAAGCAATTCTGAAAAACAAGTAAAAGCATATGAGCAGGAATTACAATCGAAGGATCTTGAAATTGCCAGGCTTCAAGAAGAGTTGAAGAAGGTACAAGCTGAGATCGTGAGCCAGCAAGTTGCTGTTGAACAGCAAGCTCAGGATTTAAAAGAGATTGCAGATATCTTTCGCTCGATGAGTGCGAGTAAGGCAGCTAAAATTATCGATCAATTAACCACCGTTGAAGCAGGGCTCGTCTTAGAAGGTTTAAAACCTGAAGAGAAGGGGCCGATTCTCGCAAAGATGTCGCCTGAAAAGGCAGCATCCTTAACGATGTTGCTCACAGAAGGAGAACTGAGTGAGGATCAGAAGACAGCTGCTTATCAGCAAGAGATTGCTCGCCTCAAAGAAGAGTTAAAAAATAAAGAAGGATCAAAGTAG
- the fliJ gene encoding flagellar export protein FliJ: MYHYRMQRILDVKKHYRTITEKRLQQVRAELSSHEERVDSLIHHRNDLEEEMARVSSEGTSITQLRLLQTYVETVDEALDHAKADLESCHREELIVQAKWKRNRMEEQMWEKLREKDCEEYIEAVNRDEQKMLDDLVNSRYMSR, from the coding sequence ATGTATCATTATCGAATGCAACGAATTCTCGATGTGAAGAAACACTATCGCACGATTACCGAGAAGAGACTCCAGCAAGTGAGGGCAGAACTCTCATCACATGAAGAGAGAGTGGATTCTCTTATACACCATCGCAATGACTTAGAAGAAGAGATGGCTCGCGTCTCATCGGAGGGAACTTCCATCACTCAACTTCGACTGCTGCAAACCTATGTGGAAACGGTAGATGAGGCTCTCGATCATGCGAAAGCAGATCTAGAATCCTGTCATCGCGAAGAATTGATTGTTCAGGCAAAGTGGAAGCGAAATCGGATGGAAGAGCAAATGTGGGAAAAACTTCGTGAGAAAGATTGTGAAGAGTATATAGAAGCAGTCAACCGGGACGAGCAGAAGATGCTAGATGACCTAGTAAATAGTAGATATATGAGCAGATGA
- the fliI gene encoding flagellar protein export ATPase FliI, with protein sequence MQDASSSQLVSIDPYLNILKRLDPIKKNGKVSQVIGLTIESHGPDAQIGELCHIYPNQDGDPVLCEVVGFKADSVLLMPLGPLEHISPGCDVIATGETLQVKVGDELLGQVLDGLGRPLNGSPLSPTMEVYPAYQLPPNPLLRPRIEAPLSVGVKAIDTLLTIGCGQRVGIFAGSGVGKSTLLGMIARNTEADINVIALIGERGREVREFIERDLGEEGLRRSVVVVATSDQPALIRIKGAFVATAIAEYFRDQGKNVMLMMDSVTRFAMAQREVGLAIGEPPATKGYTPSVFALLPRLMERAGTSEKGSITGFYTVLVEGDDMNEPIVDAARGILDGHIVLNRKIAQKGQYPAIDILQSVSRLMKEIVSDSQLELAQKVRTLLATYQEAEDLIQIGAYKRGSQQEIDQAIQYHEPLRSFLMQGVNVSYSLSDSFQQMAQLLGEAE encoded by the coding sequence ATGCAAGACGCTTCTTCATCGCAGTTGGTTTCCATTGATCCCTATTTAAATATATTAAAACGCCTTGACCCTATAAAGAAGAATGGTAAGGTTTCACAGGTGATCGGTCTAACCATTGAATCCCATGGCCCTGATGCACAAATAGGTGAATTGTGTCACATCTATCCCAATCAGGATGGGGACCCGGTTCTCTGCGAGGTGGTTGGCTTTAAAGCTGATTCTGTTCTCTTAATGCCCCTTGGTCCGTTGGAGCATATCTCTCCGGGCTGTGATGTAATCGCCACTGGAGAAACACTACAGGTTAAGGTAGGAGATGAATTACTAGGTCAAGTTCTTGATGGTCTAGGACGACCCTTAAATGGTAGCCCTTTATCACCTACAATGGAGGTTTACCCTGCTTATCAACTACCTCCCAATCCCCTGCTGCGACCGCGGATTGAGGCACCGCTTTCTGTAGGTGTAAAGGCCATTGACACCCTCTTAACCATCGGTTGTGGTCAACGTGTGGGAATCTTTGCAGGGAGTGGTGTAGGGAAGAGTACGTTGTTAGGCATGATCGCCCGTAATACGGAAGCAGATATTAATGTGATCGCATTAATTGGTGAACGAGGACGGGAAGTTCGGGAGTTTATTGAGCGAGACTTAGGAGAAGAAGGCTTACGTCGTTCCGTAGTGGTTGTAGCCACCTCGGATCAACCAGCCTTGATCCGCATTAAAGGTGCTTTTGTTGCAACGGCCATCGCTGAATATTTCCGCGATCAGGGTAAAAATGTGATGCTGATGATGGACTCTGTAACCCGTTTTGCCATGGCACAAAGAGAGGTTGGCTTAGCCATTGGTGAACCACCAGCTACGAAGGGATATACACCTTCGGTATTCGCCCTCCTTCCACGTTTAATGGAACGAGCTGGAACTTCGGAAAAGGGTAGCATCACGGGCTTCTATACGGTCTTAGTTGAAGGTGATGATATGAACGAACCCATTGTTGATGCTGCTCGTGGTATCCTCGATGGGCATATCGTCTTAAATCGCAAAATCGCGCAAAAGGGTCAGTACCCCGCCATTGATATCTTGCAAAGCGTAAGCCGATTAATGAAAGAGATTGTAAGTGATTCACAACTGGAACTGGCTCAGAAGGTTCGTACCCTATTAGCAACCTATCAGGAAGCAGAAGATTTGATCCAAATCGGCGCATACAAGCGAGGAAGTCAGCAGGAGATTGATCAAGCCATTCAATATCACGAACCTCTTCGTTCCTTTTTAATGCAAGGCGTTAATGTATCATACTCCCTATCTGATAGCTTTCAACAGATGGCTCAGTTACTAGGAGAGGCGGAATAG
- a CDS encoding FliH/SctL family protein, whose protein sequence is MSKTVLKYYQYQRVNEQKQIELLQAYEADLPNEAIVDEKEDATELPKPFNQQAFNAKLQEIERLRQETESWVAEQRQQLAVEIAEERERLHEELVRKAEDMQQTAWEEGHRLGYEAGKQEADAQFSQQIELAQQTIKEANSLYTQRMKALEPDMIQLVLAIAEKVLGRVLLEKESFISYIEDQLAKLKEEDIIHLLVHPEQFGMVKEREEQLRQCIPSKATLVILPDHRVAPGGAILETSFGSYDARIDSQMQQIQLAFQQYLRSREKGV, encoded by the coding sequence TTGTCTAAAACGGTTCTCAAGTATTACCAATACCAACGTGTAAATGAGCAGAAACAGATCGAGCTACTTCAAGCATATGAAGCTGACCTTCCTAATGAAGCGATTGTAGATGAGAAGGAAGATGCTACTGAGCTTCCTAAGCCCTTTAATCAACAGGCTTTCAATGCAAAGCTTCAGGAGATCGAACGATTACGTCAGGAAACAGAAAGTTGGGTTGCAGAGCAGCGTCAGCAACTGGCAGTAGAAATCGCCGAAGAGCGAGAAAGACTTCATGAAGAGCTTGTCCGAAAAGCAGAAGATATGCAGCAAACAGCATGGGAGGAAGGACATCGCTTAGGCTATGAAGCTGGGAAACAAGAAGCAGATGCTCAATTCTCACAACAAATTGAACTGGCTCAGCAGACCATCAAGGAGGCAAATAGCCTTTATACACAACGAATGAAAGCACTAGAACCTGATATGATCCAACTGGTTTTAGCCATCGCTGAAAAGGTACTGGGTCGCGTTTTGCTTGAGAAAGAGAGCTTTATTTCCTATATTGAGGACCAACTAGCGAAGTTAAAGGAAGAAGACATCATTCATCTCTTAGTTCATCCTGAACAGTTCGGGATGGTGAAAGAACGAGAGGAGCAACTGCGGCAATGTATTCCTTCCAAAGCAACCCTGGTAATTTTACCTGACCATCGTGTAGCACCAGGTGGTGCCATCCTTGAAACTTCATTCGGTAGCTATGATGCCCGTATCGATAGTCAAATGCAACAAATTCAACTAGCCTTCCAACAATATCTCCGTAGTAGAGAGAAGGGAGTATAG
- the fliG gene encoding flagellar motor switch protein FliG gives MARVGKELSSKQKAAILLITLGPEVSAQVFKHLREDEIEQLTLEIASVRKVETDEKESVLNEFYQICVAQDFIAQGGITYAKEILEKALGREKASSILNRLTASLQVRPFDFARKSDPAQILNFIQNENEQTIALVLAYLEPTQAAQILSELPHEKQADVAKRIALMESTSPEVINQVEQVLEQKLSSTLTTDYTEAGGVEAVVDILNGVDRSTERTILDALEIQDPELAEEIKKRMFVFEDIVTLDDRSIQRVIRDVDNEDLQLSLKVASDEVRDLIFKNMSKRMAETFKEEMEFMGPVRLRDVEEAQTRIVAVIRRLEEAGEIIVARGGGDDIIV, from the coding sequence TTGGCACGAGTAGGGAAAGAGTTGAGCAGCAAGCAAAAAGCGGCCATACTATTGATTACCTTGGGTCCAGAGGTTTCGGCCCAGGTCTTTAAACACTTGCGTGAGGATGAAATCGAACAGCTTACGCTGGAGATTGCCAGTGTTCGCAAAGTGGAAACAGATGAGAAAGAGTCTGTACTAAATGAGTTTTACCAAATCTGTGTGGCTCAGGATTTCATCGCACAGGGGGGTATTACATATGCAAAAGAAATCTTGGAAAAGGCATTAGGCCGAGAAAAAGCATCGTCCATTCTCAATCGACTAACCGCATCCTTACAGGTACGGCCCTTTGATTTTGCTCGTAAGTCTGATCCAGCACAAATCTTAAACTTTATCCAAAATGAGAATGAACAGACCATTGCCCTAGTCTTAGCTTACTTGGAACCAACACAAGCGGCTCAGATTTTATCGGAATTGCCCCATGAAAAACAAGCTGATGTGGCCAAACGGATCGCCTTGATGGAAAGTACTTCACCAGAGGTGATCAATCAAGTGGAACAAGTACTAGAACAGAAGCTTTCCTCTACGCTAACCACTGATTACACTGAAGCAGGTGGTGTGGAAGCGGTAGTTGATATCTTGAATGGTGTAGACCGAAGTACAGAACGAACCATTCTCGATGCTCTAGAAATTCAAGATCCCGAGCTGGCCGAAGAGATTAAAAAACGGATGTTCGTCTTCGAGGATATTGTTACCTTGGACGATCGCTCGATACAACGTGTTATTCGCGATGTGGATAATGAAGACCTACAGCTTTCCTTGAAGGTAGCCAGTGATGAGGTTCGCGATTTGATCTTCAAAAATATGTCCAAACGGATGGCAGAAACATTCAAGGAAGAGATGGAATTTATGGGGCCTGTACGTCTCCGTGATGTAGAAGAGGCTCAAACGCGAATCGTCGCTGTTATTCGACGTTTAGAGGAGGCCGGTGAGATTATCGTTGCCCGTGGTGGAGGTGATGATATCATTGTCTAA
- the fliF gene encoding flagellar basal-body MS-ring/collar protein FliF has product MNEQLELYRNKLMEIWKSTSTKKKILIGVTILFLLAAIVLTVQLASKTEFVPLYNSELSEAEVGEIKSQLDASGVKYQLSPSGTSIMVPAKQRAEIVTSLASEGFPRTGAITYKDITENMGLGVTDSQFNLQKQAALQSEIERLIERGIDSIESAQVILDIPEKSYFLTDEEDVATASVVVRIRPGFQLDQAKVNGLYHLVSKSVPNLPTEEIVIMDQTGKVLEMVELDESGQNLSGYEQQRQVKKDIERDIKRELEALLGKVLGPDQVIVSVFATLNFDKQTTQQQLVEPVTEDGKGIATSEEKITESFTGEGAVPGGVVGTGQGDIPGYPGVTGTNGNSEYERVEQRVQNEVNRISREIVSSPYYVEDLAITVAVDVGEQANSDEQIAVIEGILRSVVQTSLANSPRQMTDEELAQRINVLPQTFQKMPVPEAEKGINPLILYLLAALAALALAGLAFVLVKRKKREEEELDQLATAPKSTEIPDIPYEESEGTMVRKQLEKLAQQKPEDFVGVLRTWLADD; this is encoded by the coding sequence ATGAACGAACAGCTTGAACTCTACCGCAATAAATTAATGGAGATATGGAAGAGTACATCGACCAAGAAGAAAATATTGATCGGGGTAACCATTCTCTTCCTCCTCGCTGCAATTGTTCTAACAGTGCAGCTTGCATCAAAGACGGAGTTTGTCCCATTGTACAACAGTGAGTTGTCAGAGGCAGAAGTGGGAGAAATAAAAAGTCAACTTGATGCATCTGGTGTGAAGTATCAATTATCCCCATCAGGTACTTCGATTATGGTGCCTGCTAAGCAGCGAGCAGAGATTGTTACAAGTCTTGCCAGCGAGGGCTTCCCGCGTACTGGAGCCATTACATATAAGGATATCACAGAGAATATGGGATTGGGTGTCACTGATAGTCAGTTTAATCTTCAAAAACAAGCTGCACTTCAATCAGAGATCGAACGGTTAATTGAACGAGGCATCGATTCAATCGAATCAGCTCAGGTGATTCTTGATATCCCAGAAAAATCTTATTTTCTTACTGATGAAGAAGATGTAGCGACAGCTTCTGTTGTGGTACGAATTCGACCAGGCTTCCAATTGGATCAAGCCAAGGTGAATGGTCTATATCATCTCGTTTCAAAGAGCGTTCCCAATCTTCCAACTGAAGAGATTGTAATTATGGATCAGACGGGTAAAGTGTTGGAAATGGTGGAATTAGATGAGTCAGGTCAAAATCTAAGTGGCTATGAGCAACAACGCCAAGTAAAAAAAGATATCGAACGCGACATTAAACGAGAATTGGAAGCGCTGTTAGGGAAGGTACTTGGTCCAGATCAAGTGATTGTCTCAGTATTTGCCACCCTTAACTTCGATAAGCAAACGACGCAGCAACAGCTGGTCGAACCTGTTACGGAAGATGGTAAGGGGATTGCCACAAGTGAAGAAAAGATCACAGAAAGCTTCACTGGTGAAGGCGCTGTTCCAGGTGGTGTTGTGGGAACAGGCCAAGGTGATATTCCTGGTTATCCAGGGGTGACTGGTACCAATGGAAATAGTGAATATGAGCGTGTTGAACAACGGGTGCAAAATGAAGTGAATCGTATCTCTCGTGAGATTGTTTCTAGTCCCTACTATGTTGAAGACCTAGCCATTACCGTGGCAGTTGATGTAGGGGAACAGGCTAATAGTGATGAACAGATTGCCGTGATCGAAGGAATATTACGGAGTGTGGTTCAGACCTCTTTGGCAAACTCACCACGTCAAATGACCGATGAAGAGCTTGCGCAAAGGATCAATGTATTGCCACAAACATTCCAAAAAATGCCAGTACCTGAGGCTGAAAAAGGGATTAATCCGCTGATCTTATACTTATTAGCAGCATTAGCAGCCCTTGCTCTAGCTGGCTTAGCCTTCGTACTTGTTAAGAGAAAGAAACGGGAAGAAGAAGAGCTGGATCAGCTGGCTACAGCGCCAAAATCTACGGAGATCCCTGACATACCTTATGAGGAGTCAGAAGGAACAATGGTTCGCAAACAATTAGAAAAGCTAGCACAGCAGAAACCAGAAGACTTTGTCGGCGTGTTGCGAACATGGTTGGCTGATGATTAG
- the fliE gene encoding flagellar hook-basal body complex protein FliE, with protein MINGIQSISAVDQVGNRFLNKTETTKQSSFGDMLQTAFDKVNEAQLHGEEMTTKLVTGEVENLHDVLIATEKASIALQLTVQVRDKAIEAYQEVMRMQI; from the coding sequence ATGATTAATGGGATCCAATCAATATCTGCAGTAGATCAAGTAGGTAACCGGTTTCTTAATAAGACAGAAACCACCAAGCAATCATCATTTGGCGATATGCTCCAAACTGCATTCGACAAAGTAAATGAAGCACAACTCCATGGGGAAGAGATGACAACTAAGCTGGTCACTGGTGAGGTAGAGAATCTCCATGATGTACTTATTGCAACAGAGAAGGCTTCCATTGCTCTTCAACTTACCGTTCAAGTGCGAGATAAGGCGATTGAAGCATATCAAGAAGTTATGCGGATGCAAATCTAA
- the flgC gene encoding flagellar basal body rod protein FlgC, with translation MGIFTGMDISASALTAQRLRLDVISSNISNSTSTRGRYVNGQWEPYRRKMVMMEEKSGASFAQVLSGIRDGNVSANRGVRVSRIAEDPTPFKRVYKPEHPDADAEGYVSYPNVDMTKEMTDLVVAMRAYEANVTALNATKAMNMKALEIGRR, from the coding sequence ATGGGTATCTTTACAGGAATGGATATTAGTGCTTCAGCTCTTACTGCTCAGCGTCTTCGTTTAGATGTGATCTCTTCCAATATCTCCAATAGTACCTCAACAAGGGGCAGATATGTGAATGGTCAATGGGAGCCCTACCGTCGCAAAATGGTCATGATGGAGGAAAAATCCGGCGCTTCCTTCGCTCAAGTTTTATCCGGTATTCGCGATGGTAATGTCTCTGCTAATCGCGGTGTACGTGTATCCAGGATTGCTGAGGATCCTACACCATTCAAACGTGTCTATAAACCAGAGCATCCTGATGCTGATGCAGAGGGGTATGTATCGTATCCCAATGTGGATATGACGAAAGAGATGACGGATCTGGTTGTGGCGATGCGAGCTTATGAAGCTAATGTAACAGCTCTTAACGCTACGAAGGCAATGAATATGAAGGCGTTAGAGATCGGTCGAAGGTAA
- the flgB gene encoding flagellar basal body rod protein FlgB, producing the protein MQLWGPSINLLEQAMGATKLRQSVTNNNIANFETPYYKSKQVEFESILKAELSKYGNNGRTMETSRVRPVITSSNNLVMNNNHNDVDVEYEMVRLAETQIQYNAQVQVLNYHFSQLQRSIGGR; encoded by the coding sequence GTGCAACTGTGGGGACCGAGTATCAATTTATTGGAACAGGCGATGGGTGCGACGAAGCTTCGTCAATCAGTCACTAACAACAATATCGCCAATTTTGAAACGCCCTATTATAAGAGTAAACAGGTAGAATTCGAATCCATCTTAAAAGCAGAACTATCCAAATACGGAAATAATGGTAGGACTATGGAAACATCTCGGGTACGGCCAGTTATCACCAGCTCCAATAATTTAGTGATGAATAATAATCACAATGATGTGGATGTGGAGTATGAAATGGTTCGACTGGCAGAAACACAAATCCAATATAATGCCCAAGTACAGGTTTTGAATTATCACTTTTCACAATTACAACGATCGATTGGTGGTAGGTAG
- the codY gene encoding GTP-sensing pleiotropic transcriptional regulator CodY, which produces MDLLAKTRRINGLLQKSAGHAVNFFEMSEVLRDVIDANIFVVSRRGKLLGFAIAQDIENSRLKQMYEERRFPEEYASNLLKVEVTSANIGVDNSLTAFPVEMKEVFRNGLTTIVPINGGGDRLGTLILARVNKEFNDDDFILAEYGATVVGMEILRERSEEIEEEARSKAVVQMAISSLSYSELEAVEHIFEELAGKEGLLVASKIADRVGITRSVIVNALRKLESAGVIESRSLGMKGTYIKVLNEKLLPELDKLKTM; this is translated from the coding sequence ATGGATCTACTAGCGAAGACACGTAGAATTAATGGTTTACTACAAAAAAGTGCAGGACACGCGGTGAACTTTTTTGAAATGTCAGAGGTATTACGCGACGTGATTGACGCCAATATCTTTGTTGTAAGCCGTAGGGGTAAACTTCTGGGGTTTGCCATTGCACAAGATATTGAAAATTCACGCTTGAAACAAATGTATGAAGAGCGGCGTTTCCCAGAAGAGTATGCCTCTAATCTACTAAAAGTAGAAGTGACAAGTGCTAATATTGGAGTGGATAATTCGCTTACTGCATTTCCTGTTGAAATGAAAGAGGTATTCCGTAATGGCTTGACTACCATTGTCCCTATCAATGGTGGTGGCGATCGTCTAGGAACCCTAATTCTGGCCCGCGTAAATAAAGAATTTAATGACGATGATTTTATTCTTGCTGAGTATGGAGCAACCGTAGTAGGGATGGAGATTCTACGTGAGCGTTCAGAAGAGATTGAAGAAGAAGCACGAAGCAAGGCTGTTGTTCAGATGGCCATTAGCTCACTTTCTTACAGTGAATTAGAAGCTGTTGAGCATATCTTTGAGGAGCTAGCTGGGAAGGAAGGACTACTGGTTGCAAGTAAGATTGCTGACCGCGTAGGTATCACTCGTTCGGTGATCGTAAATGCGTTGCGTAAGCTAGAAAGCGCAGGTGTCATCGAATCCCGTTCATTAGGTATGAAAGGTACCTATATTAAAGTTCTTAATGAGAAATTGCTACCTGAATTAGATAAATTGAAGACGATGTAG